In one Prosthecochloris aestuarii DSM 271 genomic region, the following are encoded:
- the nth gene encoding endonuclease III has protein sequence MNVAEKIAFINEALGNKYPSPKSELQYQSPYQLLIATMLAAQSTDKKVNMITETLFKVCPDAESMSRTDPEEIRSMVRSINYNNTKAKNILAASCLLMENFGGQVPDSREELETLPGVGRKTANVVLSNAFGKPVMPVDTHVHRVSNRIGLVATDNPRDTEDGLIAIIPENRVIDFHHYLLLHGRYTCKARKPLCSECPLVPACDYPAKNY, from the coding sequence ATGAATGTTGCAGAAAAAATCGCCTTCATCAATGAAGCCCTGGGAAACAAATATCCCTCACCAAAAAGCGAGCTGCAGTACCAGAGCCCTTATCAGTTGCTCATCGCGACCATGCTTGCAGCGCAGTCTACCGATAAAAAGGTCAATATGATTACAGAGACCCTCTTCAAGGTCTGTCCCGATGCCGAGAGCATGAGCCGGACTGATCCGGAAGAGATCCGCTCCATGGTACGATCGATCAATTACAATAATACCAAAGCAAAAAATATTCTTGCTGCCAGTTGCCTGCTGATGGAAAACTTCGGCGGCCAGGTTCCTGATTCACGAGAAGAACTTGAAACGTTGCCCGGAGTCGGACGCAAAACGGCAAATGTGGTTCTGAGCAACGCATTCGGAAAACCGGTCATGCCCGTCGACACCCATGTCCACCGGGTTTCTAACCGAATCGGACTGGTAGCCACCGATAACCCGAGAGATACCGAAGACGGATTGATCGCAATTATTCCTGAAAACAGGGTGATAGACTTCCACCACTACCTGCTGCTCCATGGCCGCTACACCTGCAAGGCCCGCAAACCGCTCTGCAGCGAGTGTCCTCTTGTCCCTGCATGTGATTATCCGGCAAAGAATTACTGA
- the pabB gene encoding aminodeoxychorismate synthase component I, protein MKASHDRILTSLPPSTLWFGGLFSSSSASRGLCFEDPLECLSLTSSEETDAYFSLLQERLEEGYALAGYVGYEAGYGFEPTAFNPVEELTRDELPLAWFGVYHALRECDFGEINPSHTSGCAPGFDMTLDAYRTKIEMILDRIAAGDVYQVNFTGRYSFDFDGPPDTLFHALSARQPQSYRAWLNIDGHQIMSFSPELFFSRKGRCIHTCPMKGTAPRGKSVEEDEELREGLRHSEKNRAENLMIVDLLRNDLGRICTPGSVTVPELFTIRSYPTLHQMVSSVDGELEGECDLRGLFRAIFPCGSVTGAPKIRAMQLIRQLEQSPRGVYTGAVGFMLPDMTMEFNVAIRTLTLNQGHGTYGAGSGIVWDSDADDEFGECGLKAGILLDHSPETLSLFETLLWNGSYLWLEEHLDRLRRSAETLGFSCSRKAIRSKLDAYASARLQRQGTSRVRVVLERDGRFSVSSEPLGREAFLSPVKVCFAAPFTDSKDPMLGHKTTARHLYDRILRQAAAAGFDEVLFCNERGEITEGAISNVIIMKDGRYYTPPLSCGMLPGIYRSYFLATRSNAVEKVLYPEDLLSADAVFVCNSLRAMRRSILFPSMLIGDECAAAVDDHMK, encoded by the coding sequence ATGAAGGCGTCTCATGATCGTATCCTGACTTCTCTTCCGCCAAGCACGCTCTGGTTCGGGGGGTTGTTTTCCAGCAGCAGTGCGTCTCGTGGGCTCTGTTTCGAAGATCCGCTTGAATGTCTTTCGCTTACTTCATCAGAGGAGACAGATGCATATTTTTCTCTGCTTCAGGAGCGGCTTGAAGAGGGATATGCGCTTGCCGGTTATGTCGGTTATGAGGCCGGTTATGGGTTTGAACCGACGGCATTCAACCCTGTTGAAGAGCTAACCCGGGATGAACTTCCTCTTGCCTGGTTCGGCGTCTATCACGCTCTGCGAGAGTGCGACTTCGGGGAGATAAACCCTTCGCATACGTCAGGATGTGCTCCCGGGTTTGATATGACCCTTGACGCATATCGTACGAAAATAGAGATGATCCTCGATCGCATTGCCGCGGGGGATGTTTACCAGGTGAATTTTACCGGACGCTATTCGTTTGATTTTGACGGCCCGCCTGACACGCTTTTTCACGCACTTTCGGCAAGACAGCCACAATCCTACAGGGCCTGGCTCAATATCGATGGGCATCAGATCATGTCGTTTTCCCCTGAGCTGTTTTTTTCCAGAAAGGGGCGTTGCATACACACGTGTCCGATGAAGGGGACTGCGCCCAGGGGAAAGAGTGTCGAGGAGGACGAAGAACTCCGTGAAGGACTGCGGCATTCTGAAAAGAACCGTGCAGAAAATCTTATGATCGTTGATCTTCTGCGCAATGATCTTGGCCGAATCTGCACTCCCGGAAGCGTGACAGTTCCGGAGCTTTTCACGATAAGAAGCTACCCGACACTGCACCAGATGGTCTCTTCTGTCGATGGAGAGCTTGAAGGTGAGTGTGATCTCAGGGGGTTGTTTCGCGCGATATTTCCCTGCGGTTCAGTTACCGGTGCGCCGAAAATAAGGGCGATGCAGCTTATCCGGCAACTTGAACAATCTCCACGGGGGGTCTATACCGGTGCGGTCGGGTTCATGCTGCCGGACATGACAATGGAGTTCAATGTCGCTATCCGAACGCTGACGCTCAACCAGGGGCATGGAACCTATGGGGCTGGCAGCGGGATTGTCTGGGATTCGGATGCCGATGATGAGTTTGGCGAATGTGGACTGAAAGCCGGGATTCTTCTGGATCACTCTCCTGAAACGCTGAGTCTTTTCGAAACATTGCTCTGGAACGGCAGCTATCTATGGCTGGAAGAGCATCTTGATCGCCTTCGCCGTTCTGCCGAAACGCTTGGATTTTCCTGTTCGCGCAAGGCGATACGATCAAAACTCGATGCCTATGCATCTGCCCGCCTTCAGCGCCAGGGGACAAGCCGGGTCAGAGTTGTTCTGGAGAGGGACGGTCGTTTTTCTGTTTCTTCAGAGCCGCTCGGTCGGGAGGCATTTCTGTCTCCAGTGAAGGTCTGTTTCGCCGCTCCGTTCACCGATTCGAAGGATCCGATGCTCGGCCATAAAACAACGGCAAGGCATCTCTATGACCGGATTTTGCGGCAGGCTGCTGCTGCAGGTTTTGATGAGGTGCTTTTCTGTAATGAAAGAGGGGAGATCACGGAGGGCGCGATCAGTAATGTGATCATTATGAAAGACGGACGGTATTATACCCCGCCGCTTTCTTGCGGTATGCTTCCAGGTATCTACCGCAGTTATTTTCTGGCGACAAGGTCGAACGCTGTGGAAAAGGTACTCTATCCGGAAGATCTTCTTTCGGCCGATGCGGTCTTTGTCTGTAATTCACTTCGCGCAATGCGCCGTTCGATCCTTTTTCCTTCGATGCTCATCGGTGATGAATGCGCTGCAGCGGTTGATGATCATATGAAATAG